From Arcobacter sp. CECT 8983, the proteins below share one genomic window:
- a CDS encoding YtxH domain-containing protein: MNQNGNQNPQNMNINQNQMNNMNQQNMYDPNIDNTRVGATASMNINQNPYINQNQQFSNAQQNPQNQGMFNNADFVKGALVGAAVTFLLTNKGAQETIMKAASKGTELFQAGMEELKERYEDAKAQMEANQE, from the coding sequence ATGAATCAAAATGGAAATCAAAACCCACAAAATATGAATATAAACCAAAATCAAATGAATAATATGAATCAACAAAATATGTATGATCCAAATATTGATAATACAAGAGTTGGAGCAACTGCTTCAATGAATATAAATCAAAATCCATATATAAATCAAAATCAACAGTTTTCAAATGCACAACAAAATCCTCAAAATCAAGGTATGTTTAATAATGCTGATTTTGTAAAGGGTGCTTTAGTTGGAGCAGCTGTAACTTTCCTTTTAACAAATAAAGGTGCTCAAGAAACTATTATGAAAGCAGCTTCAAAGGGAACTGAACTTTTTCAAGCAGGAATGGAAGAGTTAAAAGAGCGATATGAAGATGCAAAAGCTCAAATGGAAGCAAACCAAGAATAA
- a CDS encoding Fur family transcriptional regulator, whose product MNTKHGMTFDAFLKNFKLHVSKLGFKNSIQKDYILKILFYSEEHLTAEQIAFKVKEEYNIDVGIATVYRTVKFFEDLNILDSLDVGDSVKRYELKISEHHDHLVCTSCHKIIEFSDDTIEEKQESIAKDNNFILKDHAMIIYGLCEDCQ is encoded by the coding sequence ATGAATACTAAACATGGAATGACATTCGATGCATTTTTAAAAAACTTCAAACTACATGTATCAAAACTTGGATTTAAAAACTCAATTCAAAAAGATTATATTTTAAAAATTCTTTTTTATTCAGAGGAACACTTAACGGCTGAACAAATAGCTTTTAAAGTAAAAGAAGAATATAACATTGATGTGGGAATTGCAACAGTTTACAGAACAGTTAAGTTTTTTGAAGATTTAAATATTCTTGATAGTTTAGATGTTGGAGATAGTGTAAAAAGATATGAGCTTAAAATTTCAGAACATCATGACCACTTAGTTTGTACCTCTTGCCATAAAATTATTGAGTTTTCTGATGACACAATTGAAGAAAAACAAGAATCAATTGCAAAAGATAATAATTTTATTTTAAAAGACCATGCAATGATAATTTATGGCTTGTGTGAAGATTGCCAATAA
- a CDS encoding DUF2202 domain-containing protein, which produces MAANLDEALLISQRIDVNDPQPIVSQALRIAIYDECKAYEAYVRIIEKFGLVQPFVHIKESEARHYQALIFLLQKYNVEVPINDWHLKIEAPNSFIEACELGVASEIQNIAMYDNLLTHVQEADIRDVFYQLQAHSYNNHLPAFRNCILNHYTVANDVQGFNQEQIMEKIGEYQMILEDMLNGNMDEAKLTNLFSKLNLSMLSGAALGAAGVAFFNDYMNKKDKE; this is translated from the coding sequence TTGGCAGCAAATTTAGATGAGGCTTTATTAATAAGCCAGAGAATAGATGTAAATGATCCTCAACCAATAGTTTCTCAAGCACTTAGAATAGCAATTTATGATGAATGTAAAGCATATGAAGCATATGTAAGAATAATTGAGAAATTTGGTTTAGTTCAACCTTTTGTGCATATAAAAGAATCTGAAGCTAGGCACTATCAAGCTTTAATCTTTTTATTACAAAAATATAATGTAGAGGTACCAATTAACGATTGGCATTTAAAGATTGAAGCACCAAATAGTTTTATTGAAGCTTGTGAATTAGGCGTGGCAAGTGAAATTCAAAATATTGCTATGTATGATAATCTTTTAACTCATGTTCAAGAAGCAGATATAAGAGATGTTTTTTATCAACTACAGGCTCATTCTTATAATAACCATTTGCCAGCTTTTAGAAACTGTATTTTAAATCATTATACAGTAGCAAATGATGTTCAAGGTTTTAATCAAGAACAAATAATGGAAAAAATTGGTGAGTATCAAATGATATTAGAAGATATGCTAAATGGAAATATGGATGAAGCAAAATTGACAAATCTATTTTCTAAGTTAAATCTTTCAATGCTTTCAGGAGCAGCACTAGGCGCAGCTGGTGTTGCATTTTTTAATGACTATATGAATAAAAAAGATAAGGAGTAA
- a CDS encoding imelysin family protein has protein sequence MNKTKLLAASISFAAALAFAGCAASNSDSKVHSHHNIEKGDVLSAYAMIAHDNYNDALQDAKALQNAINKFAANPTEKNLLAAKDAWLVSRESYGQTEIFRLSNGPIDAEEGWVAEKYGALEGQLNAWPLDENMIDYTIDANGKRTAGNIIDTKGKFNPGGEDSSTVDVSSITVDALTALNENGGEANVSTGYHAVEFLLWGQDQDYSNFVKDSITHGPLTAGQRPLSDFTSDVNAPRRLAYLKASAQKIVSDLETVTSAWNKDGLYQAAFQGKLTGKDAAKNLSKEEALKQVIAGMGVFIKSELANERIAVAVLTPSEEDEHSCFSDNTHRDIVTNYLGFKNILTSTYNGKDYGPSLLDKVSKEDKARITALMSSIEEKIAKVDKTAKTKEHFDYQIQPDNPMAKVIVKLKNQMRKLGDEMVTIANANGISLSTDDVTDPEETKL, from the coding sequence ATGAACAAAACAAAATTATTAGCAGCAAGTATTAGTTTTGCAGCAGCACTAGCATTCGCTGGTTGTGCAGCTTCAAATTCAGATTCAAAAGTACATTCACACCACAACATAGAAAAAGGTGATGTTTTAAGTGCTTATGCAATGATTGCACATGATAACTACAATGATGCACTTCAAGATGCAAAAGCATTACAAAATGCTATTAATAAATTTGCAGCAAATCCTACAGAAAAAAATTTACTAGCAGCAAAAGATGCTTGGTTAGTTTCTAGAGAGTCTTATGGACAAACTGAAATTTTTAGACTTTCAAATGGTCCAATTGATGCAGAAGAAGGTTGGGTAGCAGAAAAATATGGTGCATTAGAAGGGCAATTAAATGCTTGGCCACTAGATGAAAATATGATTGACTATACTATTGATGCAAATGGTAAAAGAACTGCTGGAAATATCATTGATACAAAAGGTAAGTTTAATCCAGGTGGAGAAGATTCATCAACAGTTGATGTAAGTTCTATTACAGTTGATGCTTTAACTGCATTAAATGAAAATGGTGGAGAAGCAAATGTATCTACTGGATATCACGCTGTTGAGTTTTTATTATGGGGACAAGATCAAGATTACTCTAACTTTGTAAAAGATTCAATTACTCATGGTCCATTAACAGCGGGACAAAGACCACTTTCTGATTTTACTTCAGATGTAAATGCACCAAGAAGATTAGCTTACTTAAAAGCTTCTGCACAAAAAATTGTTTCTGATTTAGAAACTGTTACTTCAGCTTGGAATAAAGATGGTTTATATCAAGCAGCATTCCAAGGAAAATTAACAGGAAAAGATGCGGCTAAAAATTTATCTAAAGAAGAAGCATTAAAACAAGTTATTGCTGGTATGGGTGTATTTATTAAATCAGAACTTGCAAATGAAAGAATTGCAGTTGCTGTATTAACACCATCTGAAGAAGATGAGCACTCTTGCTTCTCTGATAATACACATAGAGATATTGTAACAAACTATTTAGGTTTCAAAAATATTTTAACATCAACTTATAATGGTAAAGACTATGGTCCATCATTATTAGATAAAGTTTCAAAAGAAGACAAAGCTAGAATTACTGCTTTAATGTCATCTATTGAAGAAAAAATTGCAAAAGTTGATAAAACAGCAAAAACAAAAGAACACTTTGATTACCAAATTCAGCCAGATAATCCAATGGCAAAAGTTATTGTAAAACTTAAAAATCAAATGAGAAAACTTGGTGATGAAATGGTTACAATTGCAAATGCAAATGGAATCTCTTTAAGTACAGACGATGTTACAGATCCAGAAGAAACAAAACTATAA
- a CDS encoding DUF4857 domain-containing protein codes for MIYSIVKKEWLKIKYLVISLLFLSIFILGYFWFRLDFLFSTVEPESMMWYRFITLEQKPYQYFSYLFYITAFLISSFQFIPEKMGKKIKIMIHLPIDMYKSLSMHLAVGFFCLFIICIIFSISTYFILLNYYPYEMIFIALKDMFFYLLSATILYLGISSAIIERKPLFSVIKLLITLFITTNFHKSIYTSFDLFCLVLLATMFFITLDSFYSIKEQRLKSKLYKSLLLISIVIVSFFSYNTYKEKYKKSFNKYYIFYSPIKEEFIYQKNFGEHHFEYGIKGKETFDRKTYESYLPFVYWRNLDIQNKLPIKIGNESFNKKIIKESRLSFSYNPEDLKKQELDFFPFINPISNIGMIKFPEEFILFKNKEIKIYNFDEKLDNKLTNKVKKLVKKNNVTFPIKNIWGKATNLKPFDLGYFFLDAKDKLFKINRANNEIYLKEVTYPKNIEIKHIKIAENNQQKLAGFAISKNNKIYLIDYKDLQFRGLELDNFDYKTMRLQLISNPKYYLIRYTDEKSYHVAIFDKNFKKIDQEIFK; via the coding sequence ATGATTTATTCAATTGTTAAAAAAGAGTGGTTAAAGATTAAATATTTAGTAATTTCTTTATTATTTCTAAGTATTTTTATATTAGGATATTTTTGGTTTAGGCTTGATTTTCTTTTTTCAACTGTTGAACCTGAGTCTATGATGTGGTATAGGTTTATTACTTTAGAACAAAAACCATACCAATATTTTTCATACTTGTTTTATATAACAGCCTTTTTAATATCTTCTTTTCAATTTATTCCTGAAAAAATGGGTAAAAAAATAAAAATAATGATTCATCTTCCAATTGACATGTACAAATCTTTATCTATGCACCTTGCTGTAGGATTTTTTTGTCTATTTATAATTTGTATTATCTTTAGTATTTCAACTTATTTTATTTTATTAAACTACTATCCTTATGAGATGATTTTTATAGCTTTAAAAGATATGTTTTTCTATTTACTTTCAGCAACAATTTTATACCTTGGGATTAGTTCTGCTATTATTGAAAGAAAGCCTTTATTTAGTGTAATAAAACTACTTATTACTCTATTTATTACAACTAATTTTCATAAAAGTATATATACATCTTTTGATCTGTTTTGCTTAGTATTGCTTGCTACAATGTTTTTTATTACATTAGATAGTTTTTATAGTATAAAAGAACAACGACTAAAAAGTAAATTATATAAAAGTTTGCTTCTTATATCTATTGTAATAGTTTCTTTCTTCTCCTACAATACCTACAAAGAAAAATACAAAAAAAGTTTTAATAAATACTATATATTCTATTCACCAATAAAAGAAGAGTTTATTTATCAAAAAAACTTTGGAGAGCATCATTTTGAATATGGAATAAAAGGTAAAGAAACCTTTGATAGAAAGACTTATGAGTCTTATCTACCTTTTGTATATTGGAGAAATCTTGATATTCAAAATAAACTTCCAATAAAAATTGGTAATGAAAGTTTTAATAAAAAAATTATTAAAGAATCAAGATTAAGTTTTTCATACAACCCAGAAGATTTAAAAAAACAAGAACTAGACTTCTTTCCTTTTATAAATCCAATAAGTAATATAGGAATGATTAAATTTCCAGAAGAGTTTATTTTATTTAAAAATAAAGAAATAAAAATATATAACTTTGATGAAAAGCTAGATAATAAACTTACAAATAAGGTTAAGAAATTAGTTAAGAAAAACAATGTCACTTTTCCAATTAAAAATATTTGGGGAAAAGCAACAAATTTAAAACCATTTGATTTAGGTTACTTTTTTCTTGATGCAAAAGATAAACTTTTTAAAATAAATAGAGCTAATAATGAAATTTATTTAAAAGAAGTTACTTATCCTAAAAATATTGAAATAAAACATATAAAAATAGCTGAAAATAACCAACAAAAACTAGCAGGATTTGCAATTTCTAAAAATAACAAAATTTATTTAATTGATTATAAAGACCTTCAATTTAGGGGCTTAGAACTAGATAATTTTGATTATAAAACAATGAGATTACAACTTATTTCAAATCCTAAATATTATCTAATAAGATATACAGATGAGAAAAGTTATCATGTCGCAATTTTTGACAAAAACTTTAAAAAAATTGATCAAGAAATTTTTAAATAA
- a CDS encoding heavy metal translocating P-type ATPase gives MSNNYKIVHQTNLRVRYKYSLLDDKYIDENILKKDLEKLEGVESVRVNKVAKSVVVNFTDSKVLEAVEKRLKDLTLDDLLESCKNEAVCVSCVSNEDPSIKGIVRASSALLAERLTKNSLIKATVSSVAAAPLLLEGSKELFEEGLTSKVLESAAVGISLYRKDYLAANSTNAMLELGEYIEETTVHKSDDLLKELSKPNVEEAWIEKEVDGKITEVLVKSSEIKTGDVVVVGVGNTIAVDGHILDGSASVNEVSMTGEAEPVTKRRGDRVISGTIIEDGRLRIWAEYVGADTATQRIKHYIENSLNEKSSVQLKATKLADKLVPVTLGLAGTSYVLTKDFERTASILQADYSCALKLATPVAFKTTISKAGHSGIMIKGAKSIESLSSADTFVFDKTGTLTEGELEVISVESYDDEWTEEDVLNLTASTEEHYFHPVAEAVVKAAKEKGFVHMHHEEVEFIVAHGVKTEVDGKQVVIGSRHFLEDDEKINFGKAKTRIQKSLDKGETLLYIGFDGKLLGTISLADNLRKNTKSSIQKLRELGVKNIVMLTGDTKKKASMIAQELDIDEVRAELLPTDKAKIVKELMDEGRKVAFVGDGINDAPALISSHVGISMSRGADIAKATADVSLLKDDISAVVEAKELANNTMKLINNNFNATVGINSAILAGATFGLFSPIQTAVLHNGTTIGLLLNSIRGVKVNKLK, from the coding sequence ATGAGTAATAACTATAAAATAGTACACCAAACTAACTTACGGGTTAGATATAAATATTCTTTATTAGATGATAAATATATTGATGAAAATATATTAAAAAAAGATTTAGAGAAGTTAGAAGGTGTAGAAAGTGTAAGAGTTAATAAAGTAGCAAAAAGTGTTGTAGTTAACTTCACTGACTCTAAAGTTTTAGAAGCTGTAGAAAAGAGACTTAAAGATTTAACCCTTGATGATTTATTAGAATCTTGTAAAAATGAAGCAGTGTGTGTTTCTTGTGTTAGTAATGAAGATCCTAGCATAAAAGGAATAGTGAGAGCTAGTTCTGCTTTACTTGCAGAAAGACTTACAAAAAATAGTTTAATCAAAGCTACTGTTTCTTCTGTTGCTGCTGCACCTTTATTACTTGAAGGAAGTAAAGAACTTTTTGAAGAAGGTCTTACTTCAAAGGTATTAGAAAGTGCAGCAGTTGGTATCTCTTTATATAGAAAAGATTATTTAGCTGCAAACTCTACAAACGCAATGTTAGAGTTAGGTGAATATATTGAAGAAACAACAGTACATAAAAGTGATGATTTATTAAAAGAGCTTTCTAAGCCAAATGTTGAAGAAGCTTGGATTGAAAAAGAAGTTGACGGAAAAATCACAGAAGTTTTAGTTAAAAGTAGTGAGATTAAAACTGGTGATGTTGTAGTTGTAGGAGTTGGAAATACAATTGCAGTTGATGGTCATATTTTAGATGGAAGTGCAAGTGTAAATGAAGTTTCAATGACTGGTGAAGCTGAACCTGTTACTAAAAGAAGAGGGGATAGAGTTATTTCTGGAACTATCATTGAAGATGGTAGATTAAGAATTTGGGCTGAATATGTAGGGGCAGATACAGCAACACAAAGAATCAAGCACTATATAGAAAACTCATTGAATGAAAAGTCTTCTGTTCAATTAAAAGCTACAAAATTAGCTGACAAATTAGTTCCTGTAACTCTTGGACTTGCTGGTACTTCATATGTTTTAACAAAAGATTTTGAAAGAACAGCTTCTATTTTACAAGCTGATTACTCTTGTGCTTTAAAACTTGCAACTCCTGTAGCTTTTAAAACAACTATTTCAAAAGCAGGACATAGTGGTATTATGATTAAAGGTGCAAAATCTATTGAATCTTTAAGTAGCGCTGATACCTTTGTTTTTGATAAAACTGGAACTTTAACTGAAGGAGAACTTGAAGTTATCTCAGTTGAGTCATATGATGATGAGTGGACTGAAGAAGATGTTTTAAATCTTACTGCTTCAACAGAAGAACACTATTTCCATCCTGTTGCTGAAGCTGTTGTAAAAGCTGCAAAAGAAAAAGGGTTTGTACATATGCACCATGAAGAAGTTGAATTTATTGTTGCCCATGGTGTAAAAACAGAAGTTGATGGAAAACAAGTAGTTATTGGAAGTAGGCATTTTTTAGAAGATGATGAAAAAATTAATTTTGGTAAAGCTAAAACAAGAATTCAGAAATCCTTAGACAAAGGAGAAACACTTCTTTACATAGGTTTTGATGGAAAACTTTTAGGAACAATCTCTTTAGCGGATAATTTAAGAAAAAATACTAAATCTTCTATACAAAAATTAAGAGAACTTGGTGTTAAAAATATTGTAATGCTAACAGGAGATACTAAGAAAAAAGCTTCGATGATAGCCCAAGAGCTTGATATTGATGAGGTAAGAGCAGAACTTTTACCAACTGATAAAGCTAAAATTGTAAAAGAGCTTATGGATGAAGGTAGAAAAGTTGCATTTGTTGGAGATGGAATAAATGATGCTCCAGCATTAATCTCTTCTCATGTTGGTATATCAATGAGTAGGGGAGCAGATATTGCAAAAGCAACAGCAGATGTAAGTTTATTAAAAGATGATATATCAGCAGTTGTAGAAGCTAAAGAGTTAGCAAATAACACAATGAAATTAATTAACAATAACTTCAATGCAACAGTAGGAATAAATTCAGCTATTTTAGCAGGAGCTACTTTTGGATTGTTTTCTCCTATACAAACAGCAGTACTACATAATGGTACTACTATAGGTTTACTTCTAAACTCAATTAGAGGTGTAAAAGTAAATAAATTAAAGTAG
- a CDS encoding ATP-binding cassette domain-containing protein: MQKTIIKIENLTHKYSEKIIYENLNLSINEGSVYGILGKNGVGKSTLINILMGYIKPLKGSCTLFNESSHNLSSQTKKKIALLHEGFIAYDFMTIKQNEEFYSSFYETWDKNIFYELIDLMNLSYEQKISTLSFGQKSQVVLGGLFAQNAKLLILDDYSMGLDAGYRRLFIDYLKDYIKEKKITVLITSHVMEDLVDLIDDMAIVQKGGKVYQDKMSNFIDNFRCYEFHNEKIDKSLIHRIEEFKGKKKIYSFEKFENLKEVQTSFEDKFLGFVGKY, translated from the coding sequence TTGCAAAAAACAATTATTAAAATAGAAAACCTAACACACAAGTATAGTGAGAAAATTATATATGAAAATCTAAACCTTTCAATTAATGAAGGCTCAGTTTATGGTATTTTAGGCAAAAATGGTGTTGGAAAGTCAACTTTAATAAATATTTTAATGGGATATATCAAACCATTAAAAGGTAGTTGTACACTATTTAATGAGTCTTCTCATAATTTATCGTCTCAAACAAAGAAAAAAATTGCACTTCTTCATGAAGGGTTTATTGCTTATGATTTTATGACAATTAAACAAAACGAAGAGTTTTATTCTTCTTTTTATGAAACTTGGGATAAAAATATATTCTATGAACTTATTGACTTAATGAATTTATCCTATGAGCAAAAAATCTCAACTTTATCCTTTGGACAAAAATCTCAAGTTGTTTTAGGAGGTTTATTTGCACAAAATGCAAAACTACTTATATTAGATGATTATTCAATGGGATTAGATGCAGGATATAGAAGACTTTTTATTGATTATTTAAAAGATTATATAAAAGAAAAAAAAATAACGGTACTAATAACCTCTCATGTAATGGAAGATTTAGTTGACCTAATTGATGACATGGCAATTGTCCAAAAGGGTGGAAAAGTATATCAAGATAAAATGTCTAATTTTATTGATAATTTTAGATGCTATGAATTTCATAATGAAAAAATAGACAAATCACTTATTCATAGAATTGAAGAGTTCAAGGGCAAAAAGAAAATATATAGTTTTGAAAAATTTGAAAACCTAAAGGAAGTTCAAACTAGTTTTGAAGATAAGTTCTTAGGTTTTGTAGGAAAGTATTAA
- a CDS encoding HMA2 domain-containing protein: MISTEDIIKIASYFTVIAHTPGRLRVRVNPKIKNESGNITLEDIENLPEKIDGINSIKVKKIIASVTITYDPSVFPPSLWDDLIANRNLNEITELINSLAKEVV, encoded by the coding sequence ATGATAAGTACTGAAGATATTATTAAAATAGCTAGCTATTTTACTGTTATAGCTCATACTCCTGGAAGATTAAGAGTAAGAGTAAATCCAAAAATTAAAAATGAAAGTGGAAATATCACTTTAGAGGATATAGAAAACTTACCAGAAAAGATTGATGGAATAAACAGTATTAAAGTTAAAAAAATAATAGCTTCTGTAACTATTACTTATGATCCTTCTGTTTTTCCTCCTAGTCTATGGGATGATTTAATAGCAAATAGAAACCTAAATGAAATCACAGAGCTAATAAATAGTTTAGCAAAGGAGGTTGTGTAA
- a CDS encoding sensor domain-containing diguanylate cyclase gives MGTKYKVVFLITSLLIILSISISFINYSISYYSVQKQLKNQTLPLFLNNVYLDIQKHIVKPHIISSTMANNSFLKNWLKEESNTEKIKEYLFSIKKDYDLFNTFLVSEKTKKYYTKDGVLEVINEKNPLNAWYFDFKESDKNHEMNLDLNKFMSDDLIIFINYKIYDENSKLLGVTGVSLKTLYINKILKTFRTHKHFIVSFYNKNGQMVLSEKYINSKYSDSGKKSLSKFKQEILSKDSSMLEYKENGNTYILNSKYIPELDLYLTVETNLENFTYNITNVLYFNMIVSFLVTAIIAFLVYLIIKNYSKKIEFLSQHDPLTKVSNRRDFELKLNTYFNLMKRKRNDICLIFIDIDDFKSLNDKLGHHIGDKVLVQFANIMQSEIRKTDLFARWGGEEFLIALIDSNISDTTNLTEKLRMLIENDIKLNKLTKTKVTASFGITKLEEDDTIEEAISRADKAMYLSKNEGKNQVSIL, from the coding sequence ATGGGAACAAAATATAAGGTTGTGTTTTTAATTACAAGTTTATTAATTATATTGTCTATTTCTATCTCTTTTATTAACTATTCAATTTCATATTATTCTGTGCAAAAACAGTTAAAAAATCAGACATTACCACTATTTTTAAATAATGTATATTTAGATATTCAAAAACATATTGTAAAACCACATATTATTTCTTCTACTATGGCAAATAATAGTTTTCTAAAAAACTGGCTTAAAGAAGAATCCAACACAGAAAAAATAAAAGAGTATTTATTCTCTATAAAAAAAGATTATGATTTATTTAATACTTTTTTAGTATCAGAAAAAACAAAAAAATATTATACTAAAGATGGAGTATTAGAGGTTATAAATGAAAAAAATCCTTTAAATGCTTGGTATTTTGACTTTAAAGAAAGTGATAAAAACCATGAAATGAATTTAGATTTAAATAAATTTATGTCAGATGACTTAATCATATTTATAAATTATAAAATCTATGATGAAAATTCAAAATTACTTGGAGTAACAGGAGTTTCTCTTAAAACATTATATATAAATAAAATATTAAAAACATTTAGAACTCATAAGCATTTTATAGTAAGCTTTTATAATAAAAATGGACAAATGGTTTTATCGGAAAAGTATATAAATAGTAAATACTCTGATTCTGGGAAAAAGAGTTTAAGTAAATTTAAACAAGAGATTTTAAGTAAAGACTCTTCAATGTTAGAGTATAAAGAAAATGGAAATACTTATATTTTAAACTCTAAATATATCCCTGAACTTGATCTATATTTAACCGTAGAAACAAATTTAGAAAATTTTACTTATAATATAACAAATGTCTTATATTTTAATATGATTGTTTCTTTTTTAGTCACAGCAATAATTGCATTTTTAGTTTATTTAATTATAAAAAACTATAGTAAAAAAATAGAGTTTTTATCTCAACATGATCCATTAACAAAAGTTTCTAATAGAAGAGATTTTGAATTAAAACTTAATACTTATTTTAACTTAATGAAAAGAAAGAGAAATGATATATGTTTAATCTTTATAGATATTGACGATTTCAAAAGTCTTAATGATAAATTAGGTCATCATATTGGAGATAAAGTATTAGTTCAGTTTGCAAATATAATGCAATCAGAAATAAGAAAAACTGACTTATTTGCAAGATGGGGAGGGGAAGAATTCCTCATAGCTCTTATTGATTCAAATATATCAGATACAACAAACTTAACAGAAAAATTAAGAATGCTTATAGAAAATGATATTAAATTAAATAAATTAACAAAAACAAAAGTCACAGCAAGTTTCGGTATCACGAAGTTAGAAGAAGATGATACGATAGAAGAAGCAATATCAAGAGCTGATAAAGCTATGTATCTATCAAAAAATGAAGGTAAAAATCAAGTTTCAATATTATAA
- a CDS encoding di-heme oxidoredictase family protein, whose product MLQIQKKQNYNFKSINKTLINKSLVALFAIGLFAVLANSSEITHSQNKKTLLKPVNSLSNEEYDKFILGKSFFRIPWVEAPSATTARDGLGPLFNANTCNSCHPSNGRGNLYNEDGSLSRSVIPKLSIPSKGLKEELEFLKTNPLIPEPTYGGQIAINGTLDVKFEAKPEIKFEELKVKFPDGEVDTILKPTYVLNDLQYGELHKDTIITFRIAPSLNGLGLIEDIPDEQILANADEFDKNKDGISGRVNYAYSPITKKKEIGKYSWKANNTSLVHQTADAAINDMGLTTTIFTEDRCTDKQIACKKVPKARHKIDLPDNRLHAIDFYIKKRQTYTAPKDDLYKKGLKLFKSIGCADCHKDSFTTKSGINISPFTDLLLHDMGEGLADGRTEFNASGSEWKTPALWGLSLHEKINGKKPRLLHDGRARTFQEAILWHGGEAETSKEAFMNLQKEKRKELLQFLERL is encoded by the coding sequence ATGTTACAGATCCAGAAGAAACAAAACTATAATTTCAAATCAATTAATAAAACCCTTATAAATAAAAGCCTCGTAGCACTTTTTGCTATTGGGCTTTTTGCGGTTTTAGCTAATAGTTCAGAAATAACTCATAGCCAAAATAAAAAAACCTTACTAAAGCCTGTAAATTCTTTATCAAATGAAGAGTACGATAAATTTATTTTAGGAAAAAGTTTTTTTAGAATTCCTTGGGTTGAAGCTCCAAGTGCTACTACAGCTAGGGATGGATTAGGTCCTTTATTTAATGCAAATACCTGTAATAGTTGTCACCCAAGTAATGGTAGAGGTAATTTATACAATGAAGATGGTAGTTTATCAAGATCTGTTATTCCTAAACTATCAATTCCTTCAAAAGGCTTAAAAGAAGAGTTAGAGTTTTTAAAAACAAATCCCTTAATTCCTGAACCAACTTATGGTGGTCAAATTGCAATAAATGGTACACTTGATGTAAAGTTTGAAGCAAAACCAGAAATAAAATTTGAAGAACTTAAAGTGAAGTTTCCAGATGGTGAAGTTGATACTATTTTAAAACCTACTTATGTATTAAATGATTTACAATATGGAGAATTACACAAAGATACTATTATAACATTTAGAATTGCACCCTCTTTAAATGGTTTAGGACTAATAGAAGATATTCCGGATGAACAAATATTAGCAAATGCAGATGAATTTGATAAAAATAAAGATGGAATTTCTGGACGTGTTAATTATGCCTACTCTCCTATTACAAAGAAAAAAGAAATAGGTAAATATTCTTGGAAAGCAAATAATACATCACTAGTACATCAAACAGCAGATGCAGCTATAAATGATATGGGTTTAACAACTACAATTTTTACAGAAGATAGATGTACAGATAAACAAATAGCTTGCAAAAAAGTTCCAAAAGCTAGACATAAAATAGACTTACCAGACAATAGACTACATGCAATTGATTTTTATATAAAGAAAAGACAAACATATACTGCTCCAAAAGATGATTTATATAAAAAAGGATTAAAACTTTTTAAATCTATTGGTTGTGCAGATTGTCATAAAGATTCATTTACTACAAAAAGTGGTATAAATATTTCACCATTTACTGACCTATTATTGCATGACATGGGAGAGGGTTTAGCAGATGGAAGAACAGAGTTTAATGCAAGTGGTAGTGAATGGAAAACACCTGCTCTATGGGGTTTAAGTTTGCATGAAAAGATTAATGGCAAAAAGCCAAGATTATTACATGATGGAAGAGCAAGAACCTTCCAAGAAGCAATACTTTGGCATGGTGGAGAAGCAGAAACTTCGAAAGAAGCGTTCATGAACTTACAAAAAGAAAAAAGAAAAGAATTACTACAATTTTTAGAAAGGTTATAA